The nucleotide window CCCAGCCCCCACCATGGCAATAACGTTTCCGCTGAGGCAGCCTGGGAAGGGGTTGCGCATATTTTGGAGGAATGCTGTCGGTCCGCCGGGCTGCTGTGAAGGTGAAGAGGTGGCTGGGGCATGGCCCATAATTACCTATGCAAGGAGCAGCCGGTAAACGCTGAAGGGCTTTTTAATTAGCAGCCAAAGGCAAAGCGGGAAAGGGAATGGCAGGGAAGCTGAAGTCAGCAAAGTCAAGGTAGAAATAAGAGGCCGGCTTTTACCAGTGAGGGTAATTAAGTGCCGGCAGAGCGCAGCACGAGGCGTGAGGAATTGCCGTCATTCAAGGATCTTAAATCAAGGAGAGGAGTTTCTCCTGCAGACACTTGCTCTCCCTCCATCACCGCTCTGGCATCGCTCGGCCTCAGGCATGAGGGAGCAGCTGCCCTTGGCTCCGGTGAGCCTGCGATGAGTTGGGTACTGGCATCCCAGAGTGGGAGCATCCCCGCCTGTTTCTAACGAGCCAGGCAGAGAGTTTAGGGGGGAAAAGGGCTGTTTTCCCACCTGACCTGAAAGCCATCCTCCTGGGCATGCATGGTATCTTGTGCAAACATCCCTTTTGGTGTGGCAGGTTTCTCTCACTGGGATTTAGCAGGATTTTTCGCCTGCACAGGGCTGGCTCCTTGGGACATGGAGCACCTGGTGCTCCCACCCTGCAAGAGGAAAGCTGGGATCATTTGCTCGCGGTTTTGGGAGAAAGCTGGGCCGGAGCAGGCTCCTTGGCTATAACATCTCCTGAGCTCCCAACACCTTTGCTAGGGGCTGAGAAGTTGGGATTTAAGCCAAACCCGCCCTCCTGCTACACATTAattgccaaaaaaccccaataatcaGGGTGCTAGACAGAGGCGGATGTGCTAGTGAGAGGTTGTCCTCCAGGAGCTGAAGGTCTGGGTGGGGGACAGCAGCAAAAATCAGCTTTTGGggctggctggaaagcagctctggctCATACCAATTCCTTGacgtggactttttttttttttttccaaaaataaacaggaaCTGTCTGGAAAGCCCCTGCATGGGGAGGAGCAGAATTGccctgaataaataaatacagggaGAGAGCTCGGGTTGAGTTCATCCAGCTGGTTGTTCCCCACTGCCAAGGGTGGCGAAGGATGAGGATGGAGCTCAAGACGTCTTGGGAGGGGTGAGAGCACATGgggctttttccccagttaatAGGATTTTTGGGAAAGCACTGAAATAGCCTCCTCATGCAAGAGCCACCGTGTCCATCCTGCAGCGCGGCTTTCCACTCTCCCCAAAAATCTCCCACACACAATGAGCCTTTTTGACTGATTTTAGTTACAAAATGattgagagaaaaaacaaaaaccttggGTTTATTTACGGCACGAAACTGGAAGAAGCTTCACATTTCTGCTTTTagggttgcttttttttagtGCCCTAGCTGCTTTTGCCACAGCTTCCCCATTCATGGGGCTCAAAGCCTGGCAAAACGCTGCCTCACCCAGGCTCTGCAAACCGGCCTGCTGCTCTCACACAAGCACAGGGAATAAAGACACGGCAGGCGCAGAGCCGGAGCGAGCTGCAAGGCTAGCTTCGTGTTCATAAATGTTATTAAGATGATGAATTAAATATGAATTTTGTTTCAGGCATAACTTCAAAATCACCAAGAGACCCGACACACTTGTGTTGCATAAATGCTCGGCGTGTTCCTGAACACGATAGTTTGACTCCCTTGGACATAGGCTTCAGGATAGGAAGGGATTGAGCGTTTACACGGCTGGAAAAGTAGAGACacctctcctctgcctttttttgaaatgtacttACACATTTTTAGCTGACCGAGTTAGGGCTCCTGGGTGCTGTTGCTAAAGTGTCACTAGCTCTGCCTTATTAATCTTTCATGTCTTGATAGCGATATTTTGTGACTGACAGCTggcaggacagggctgggagaagccGGCCAGTTCTTTTATTTCCTGTTCACTGTCTTCAGCTCAAAATGAAACAAGAATTAATCTCTAaaataagagggggaaaaaaaagataatctgtaTGAGAGCTATGAGTTTTTTGCCCTTGGGTTTTTGGCTATATTGCCCCTGAACGTAGCTCAGGGCTGCAGCACCATCTTGCCCTTGGCTTCAACCTCACAGCAATACCTGCTGCCCGTGCAACCGTGAAGGCTGAGCAGCTCCATCCCCCTGGGGCCGGAAAACACAACCTGTAACATAACTCACCTCACCCAGCTACCACGGGGCACCTGTGGGAACCTCTCCCCAGTGCAGTACGGATGGTGAAGGCTCCTTCCTGGGTCCAAAACAGTCACACTACGCTCCGGGCCACCAAAATGCTTTTCTCCTGCAAGGAAGTTAAGCCTTGTGAAATTCCATGCAAGAAAATAAACCATTGCTATTGAGGGATTGGTCAGAGAGCACAAAGCAGTTGTTATTGCTAGTTAAGTGCAGACAGACAGCCTGTGCGAGCTGCTGTATCAACAGATTGATTTGCAGTGCAGGCAGGAGGCTGAGCTGTCTGCCAGCTGACAGCCTGGCCCAGCCTCCCTGCTCCGCTTCGGCAGGGCCCTTCCcctgctttccaaaaaaaatatggagaaaaatgGGATTTGACCCCATCACTGCTGCAGAACAACATAAAGTGGGTTTTCCCCACAGGAGGAAAGGTATCAGAGTCTACTACTGGCTTCAGCACCAGTATGAGTAATGTTTTTATTGTATAGCGTAGCAGAAACCGTGAGCCTTCAGCTCCCCTCCCAGGATGAGAATCCCCAGTCAAAGGGACCGTCCCCAACAATGCTGAATTTCCAAAACCCCCCACGTCTGCCATGGGAAAAGGTGGTTTTCAGAGACACTGTCGCCAAAGGTTGGCAAAAGGTGATGATCCTGGAGAATAAACAAAGACCCAGTCAGGGGTTTCTCAAGAGAGTTTTATTAAACTACAGTGAAAAAGGAATGGTAACAAAACATCTCTTGTGGATAATGATAACAAACCATCTCGACTCAGTTAAATTCATTGAATCAAAGGTAGTACCAAGTGCGTGGATTTCAACTCtcctagaaaaagagaaaagagagaggttAAAGCACCTTTGCCATCTGCAGAGTCCTTCGAGAGGAAGGCACTTGTGCTCAGTGCGAACTTTGCTTTTAAGGATGGAAGATGCAGCACTGGGTGCAAGTGACACACACAATTCGCTTGCTTCACCAACACTTTCTGAGCTCAGAAAAACTGACACAAACGGTCTCCTGGTCCCCCTTCCTGGTTTATTGCCACGAAATCAGGATTTCTTCTTTGTGGGGATTGCTGCCTCTGGTTGCCGCTATCTGCTGTGGAGCGGTTTGGCGTACACTGGCTCCATGAAGTGGTAAATCAGGAGCAGGAACAGGCACCCAAGTAAGACCAGGCTCATCACGGCCAGGAGGACAAAGCGGCCAATAAAGAAGGTGTCCACGATCTGCAGAGAatggaaaaaccccacagattacAGCCTGGAAGGAGCACACCACGTCCTGGAAAAGAGGACCGTCTGAGAAGATTGCCCCAGGAGAAAAAAACTTTGGGGTTCCCCCAGATTTGTTCCCTTGCTTTTCATTCCTGACACAGGTGCTCTCTGTGGAAAGTGGGGTGTGTGACAAATGACTGAAAGAAGAAtcccttttctctgaaaaaagcTGCTCGAGGGAAAGCTaacatggaggaaaaaagcagcacagcccagggaagaGCACAGGGAAGAAACACAAGTCAAAAGCTCTCCCCAGCCACAAACCTCCCAGCGCTGCAAGGAACTGCACACAGTTCTTCCcttttagaaggaaaatgaaggggggggcaaggaggagggggaaagaaaaaaagattaaaaaaaaaagacacagcggCAAGGCAAGACACAATGAGAAGCCAACCGTGAGAAGGCTGGCTATGAAATCATCCTCTCGGCTCCTGAGACTGCCCCAGAGCTCCGCTCACCCCCGGCTCAGTTTGATAAATCGCATTAGCACACGCTCAGCCTCGGTGCTGCTGCAGAAAGAGTCTCTTGTGAGTGATGCGTTGGCTCCTTCTGCACGTTTCACTTTTTAATTAGCCAATTAGCAGAGTTTCGGTGCAGAAAGCCCAGGTCATGTATTATTGATAGTCAGGGCAGGTCCAGTCCAATTgaagatccaaaaaaaaaaaaaaccgcttTCCATTTCTGTTGGCCTCCCGGGCACAAACACGCACCCAGCTGCCCTTCATCTTGCTTCCAACCTTTACACGAACAGGTCCCATGcaaggcagagagaaggaaaactacAAGAAGCTTTAGCAGGGATTTACACAGATCAAGCTCCAGAAGAGCAATAATTGATGTGTGTTAATAATAGAACAGAGGAAACAGCACCTAAACTGCCACAAAACTCTGTGTATTCAAAGCCCAAAGAGCTCTGGGAAAGCTCAAGATAGCGCAGGCAGCCCGATGTGACTCTAAATTTGGGGAGATCCCCACGCCTAACACCACAGACAAGGGGCTGCCTGAAAACACAGATGGCTCCATGCCTGAGCGTGGCAATCACCTACAAGAGAGCCAAAATGATGTTACTGggctttaaaatagaaaacagagcTGGGGGAAAGCAAGAGGCTGCAGAAATAGAGAGAAAACTATCAAAACTATCTGCCATGTGGCTATGGGCGTGCTCTGGGGCGTGCTGGAAGATGGAGGCAGGTGGGGAGCATGGAAAACCAGCACCAAGGTGTGAAAGGGGATAGCAGAGGGTTAGCAGAAGCTACTGGAGctcagggctgagctgggtgGGATGAAACTATGAGTGCAGTTCTCCCCTTTGAGAATGGGAGCTAAACCCCACAGGTCACATATAACTGCACATAAATAAGggattttattaaagaaataatcaGGTCCCTGCTCCATGGGTGATGCAGCCTGCACCCATGGCAGCCTGTGCCACAGAATGAACTGCTCGAGACCGAAAAGGCAGCGCAGGGCCATCCCCGATGTACAGACCCATCACCAGGGCCTTGGGGCACCCATGGAACCCATTCTTAAGGTAAAAACCCATCCCCGGTGCCTCAGGGCAGGTGTTGGGGCCCATACCTGAAATAAAGACCCATCCCTAAGACCTTGGGGCAACCCTTGGGATCCAGCCCTGCGGTAAAGGCCCATCCCCAGGGCTATTCCTGAGTGTAAAGGCCCATCCATGGGGCCTCAGGATGGCCCTTAGGGCTCATCCCGGAGGTAAAGGCCCATCCTCACAGCCTCTGAACACCCTTAGGGGCCGTTCCCGAGGTAAAGGCCCATCCCCAGGGCCTCAGGGCAGCCCCTGGGACCCATTCCTGAAGGTAAAGGCCCACCCCTGGGATCTGGGGCATCCATGGGGGCCACCCCGAATTAAAGGCCCATCCCTGGGGTAAAGGCCCATCTCCAGGGCCTCAGGGCAGCCCGTGCGGCCTTCCCTGAGGTAAACACCATCCCCGAGGCCTCGGTGCACCCGTGGGGCCCATCCCCGAAGTAAAGCCCCATCCCCAGGGCTATTCCTGAGGGTAAAGgcctgtccccatggccatcTCTGAGGTAACATCCCACCACCCCCGGCCCCTCTGGGCCCCGCAGGCCGTGGCGTGGGCTCACCtcagcggcggcggctgcggccggGTGCTCATCCTCCcgaggaaagagcagcagcgcGGCGCTAAGGACGGCGGCTCCCAGCGCCACCAGCACCACGGCGAACCTGCGGGGAGAGGCGGGCACAGCGGCCTTCAGCACCGGTCCCGGCCTGATCCCACCCCCGCCTTTTCCCGCTGCTCACCGAGCCCGGCCAGCCGTGCGGGAcagagccaggcagagcagcagcgccAGGCCCCATagcagctgcagcaccagcacGCCGGGCCCCACGCCCAGCGCCGTGCCCGCCATGCCGCTCCACCGCCGCTTCCCCCTAGCAACGGCGCTGCGCCGCCGCTCCCCAGCCAATCAACGCCGCCATACGCCCGCCCGCCGCTTCACATTGGTTgaggggcggggcgagggggcGGGCCGCGGGTTTTCCCGCGCCGCGGGAGGCGGGGGCGCGCCGGCGGGGTGCGAGCCGCTTCTGGTGCCGGGTCCGGGTCTCCCGGTGCCGGGTCTGGGTCTCCCGGTGGCGGGCAGCTCACAGGAGCCTCTCGCAGTCGCTGGCCCCCCTCGCGACGGGCGCCCCCATCCCGGCCCAGGGTGATGCTCCCGGTGGAACGGGAATGTCCGAACCCCCACCGCTCCCGTCACGGATCGGTGCTTAATTAACCCAGCGTTACGCGTTGTACAGGCTGTGCCACCGGCCCTGGTCGCCTGGCTACCCCGCTGGAGGCAGCACCTCTTTCTGAGCAAGGTTTCAGCCCCCGAACCCCCAAAATTTAGCTGCTCATGTCCTTAAAATATTTAGGGCCAAAATCAGGTAGATTTGGTTAATACCCAGTGGAATATGGCAGGGTTTCATGTTGCTGTGAGACAGCCACACCAGGCATCCAGGGCCTCCGAGCTTAGCCAAGGAGGTTTGTCAATGCACCAAGACAGGAGTTATTTCCACTTTAAACCCATTTTTCTGCCAGTTTTTAAATCCCATTTCTTCCCCATCTCATGGCACCCATCACATTCTGGCCAGTGTGGTTTGATGGGCGACTGTATGCCAGTACTCACCGCTCCTCTATTGGTTAacctgaaaaaaagtaaatacattgaTATATTCAGTTTTTCCTCTCAACTCCTTGAAATCTGGTGATACTTTGCATAAAATGTAACGTTACcgctgttttctttctgtcatttctttcaATGGGAGGAATAAACCGGTGAGTTAATGATGCTGCGCGGCACCGACCTGCCTTTTCCTGCGATGAAATTGAAGCCACCAGTGTGACACCAACCGGTTGGGCAAGCGGAGCGCAAACCATCGCCGACACCTGCCTTTGCTTGGCACCGAGTAGGAACCGCCTGCCAACATATTAAAAGCGTATGTTTGATAGCAAACTCCTTCTCGCACTGTCTTGTGCCATTTAACCCACTggaaagggtttgggtttttttctcgtCAGTGATGTCCATCTTTGCCAGCGTTTTCCCAACCGTTCTCTTCTGTTATTCTCTGCTCCTGTTGGCGATCAGAACCtccctttgtttttctctgttttcttatttctttgcattttggaCCCCGGTTGTTTCTAAAACCCCTAATTTCTTCTTCATAGCCCTGTTTTCATAGGTGCCCTTCTCTTTCTGCCATTTCTCTTCCATCATTGGCTTTCCATCTATAAGTGATAATCTTTGTCCATCAACCAATGATACTTTCCCTTTACtgaattttcctttctgccttttatCTGCAGCTTTTACCACGGCATTTTAACCTGTTCCCGTATTGACTGGGTCTTTTCACTATTTATTATCTCCTCCATCTCTTGGTGCTGCCTGGTAATTTCTTGATGCTGGCAATGTCGATGTTAAGCAAGGTCGAAAGGTTGCAGCAGAGAGCTTGAATCATCCAGCTATCGAACCCTCTGCTGGACCATGCCACATCCCAGATATTTGGCCAGAGGCTGAAGAATAAATCTGACCTACACCTCAGCAGCCACATCCAGTGGCCAGGTTTTAGCCATGTTGCTTGTTGCTTAATGCCATCTGTTGTATCCAGCATAGTTGGGTTGGGGTTGATGGTAACTCAAGATCTGGAGATGAAATGATGCCCAGCAGCCCGACGCACTCCAAAATATCcctataatatttatttatatggcaCATATGGTGTTGCAGCAGGGCTATGGGTTTCTTTTGAGCACAACTGTAAAGCCACAGTTAAGGAATTGGGAGAAGGTACCTGGGAAAACAAACCTCATTGGTGTGATATTTCCAAGCACAACCTTCCCTCTTCAACCCGCCTGCAACAAAACATATCATCTGCAACACTCTCTTCTTTATCTCAGCCTCCTCCTGGCATCAGAAATGTCTCAGTGGGGATTTACTGTATGGGACTGCTCTGGCAGCGGGTCAGTTGAATGCAAAGATTAGATTTTATGGCCAAAGAAAAATTTATTGCTGTCCTAAAAttagtgggcttttttttccagcttttaccCACTAGGATTGGGTATCATTACTGCTTGTGTTGTattgtacctttaaaaaaaacaaccagaaaggggGGTAAAAGCAACGCTGaatataaaatgttaattaaaaatgtaggaaagcagcagaaattgaGGATTTTTGATTCCTTGACTCTGGGAGAAACTTCCTATTTGTGACTCttctccactctggggagacccccctgcagtgctgcctccagctctggggccaccaacatcagaaggacatggagctgttggagcagggccagaggaggccacggagatgctgggagggctggagcccctctgctgtgaggacaggctgagagagttggagggtttcagcctggagaagagaaggctccagggagaccttagagccccttcaaGTCCCTAAAGGTACCTAAAGGTACTGGAaaaatggggacaaactttttagcagggcctgttgtggtaGGAAAAATGGTAATGGTTTTAggctaaaagagggtagattcaaactagatataaagaagaaatttttttgcaatgagggtggtgaggcatgggcccaggttgcccagagaggtggtggtgccccatccctggaaacattccaggtcaggttggactgggctctgagtAACCTAAGCTGGTTGAAgaagtccctgcccatggcagggggattggactaggtggcctgtaaaggtcccttccaacccaaactattctatgattctgtgacgcTTCAAGGAAAAGATGAGGGGATTCTGGCATTTCTTGGCAAAGGCATGAAAAAGATCCTGATGATGGAACTGGACGAAATGGACTTGGCAGGCAGATGCAATTAGTGCCGAGGCTAATTAAACACTTGGCCCAGGAGGACAGAGAGGTCACCTTCCTTCAAGGGCTGCAAGGCAGGATCACATGAATCAAAGCTTTTTTGTAAGATGCCGCTTGAGGAGCAGACCCCAGAAGCAGGGCAGGTTTGGGCTGAGATGGGCATTTTTGGGCTAAAACCTGCAAATTCACTGTGCCCAGCTCATTCCAGTGGCCAAAATGACCAACATGGTCTAATATCAAATGATATTAAATGGTAAAACTCGTGGTGATGGAGTTGGAAGCGCTGGGGAAATTGATTTAAAACTCTTCGCGCAGTCGTAAAACTTGCAGTTTTACAGCTGAAGCTCCCTTACGCTCAAATAttagaattaaaaagaaacaggcGTTGATGCAAGCAAGAAAATATTCTACTCCTGATTTAAAGACTAGCGaattgctaaatatttttattagcagCAAATTTGCGGCTTGCTGGAACTAATTTCACGCCCAGTAGATATGGAGCTTAAGCTGGGGATGGCGTTAAATTACTCTCTTGTGAAGGTATTTAAGTCTGATGATGGGGATGCCATTAAATGGTGGGGACCTGGCTGGGGACCCCCTTTTTGGGGTCGCACCTCATGAGTTGTGATCCGGGGAAAGCCGAGCTCTTGTAGCGTTGGTACAAACCCATCATTCCCTGCCCAGGTGCAACAGGAATGACCAAACCCCCTCATTTGCATAAATTTGCTTAGGAGGTTTGCTGCAAACCAGCACAGGAGTGAGATGCTGCGGGGCCCCATGATCCTTCAGTCTGGAAAGATATTTTAGGGGTGTTTTTGGCATATTTCGGAGTTTATTTAGGATATTGAGGGTTTAattgatttaattaatttttttatttatttaataaggCTAGAAAgtttatttaattcattttaattattttaattgattttttatttAGGATATTCTGGGTTTAATTGATTTAAGAGGTGATGGGTAATGGCTGGATCCCTGAGTGCTGCTCACCCACTGTGCCTGTTATTTCCACATCTTCTTCCTCAGCCAGAGGTTTTATGCCTTGGAGATGGTTTTCCAGCGCAAATCCCTCCATCCTCCTTCTGCAAAGCCTCCGGGTGCACTGGGAACCACCCAGCTTGATGCAATGGGAAAAGCCCATCCTGTTTCGGTTTGCCCGGATACAAACTGGGACAGGTGCAGGGATGGGGTCGGAGGATGCGGAGCCCAAGACAGCAAAGCGAAGGTGTCAAGGGGATCCAATTACCCCTCTAAAAATACCTCCGTGAGGGTGGCAGTGGTAAACAAGAGCTATTTAAATCCCCTGGTCCGCTTTCTGCAATGGAAATACATGAGGTTAAATAGTTCTCCCCGACTTCTCGGAGAGAAGTATGGCTGAGAAGTGCTGAGTTGCCCTTTTCCAAAGAGAAATCCCtaagaaaagacatttaaaataatagGAGAGGGTTTCTAACGGCTCCGGTGGGGATACAGCTCTCTCTCACAGGAACCCACTTCGGATTATCTTTCTTTTGCTGATGGCGGAAATCAATTTTAAGTGTCCTGACGGGAAATAAGGATGTAAGACTTCAAACAGAACAAATCCTGCAACGTTCAAAAAATGGGACATgaagtcactttaaaaaaaaaaaaaaatccc belongs to Numenius arquata chromosome 22, bNumArq3.hap1.1, whole genome shotgun sequence and includes:
- the TMEM218 gene encoding transmembrane protein 218 — translated: MAGTALGVGPGVLVLQLLWGLALLLCLALSRTAGRARFAVVLVALGAAVLSAALLLFPREDEHPAAAAAAEIVDTFFIGRFVLLAVMSLVLLGCLFLLLIYHFMEPVYAKPLHSR